The DNA sequence AGCGTCGTCTCGATCGAGGCTCGGACCGCCTGCGCCCTGCACGATCCTCCGACGTTCGACATCCCGGAGCCGAAATCGGCAACGGCCGTGGAACCATCCACCGACACCGACGTGAGCGTCGCGCCCCTCGGCATCGGGTTGGTCACTCCCATCGTCTTCTCGTCTTCGGTCGGGCCGCGCATCAGTGCTTCGATGAGAAGCCGCGCCATCGCGACGCTCTTCGGGATCCGTCTCGTGACCGGCTCGACTCGCTGGCAATCAGTGCCATCACTGCGGGGGAAAAAGAGCTGGACGTCGATCGGCTCGATGTCGTTCTTGACGGCCACCGAATCGAGCAGACGCGGCTTGCCGTCCTTCGCCGAGTACTCGACCGCCTGGATCGAGAAGTCGCGCCCCGGGTCTCTCGTCAGCCAGAAGTCGAGACTGTATGGATTGAAGCTCCCTATCTCCCCTCGCGCCGTCGTGAAGGTCGACTCCACCTCCCGCCCGTCGGTTCCGACGATGCGGATCGAGACATTGTTCTCGAACGTGCGCGCGATCCCTTTGATACGCACGGGATTCTTCCGCAGTTCCTCTCCCTCCGAAGGCGCGGTGATCGGCTCCTGATCCGGGGCCGGAACC is a window from the Acidobacteriota bacterium genome containing:
- a CDS encoding GerMN domain-containing protein — translated: MKTTRSLLLTLFLVACTEGSDLSDPDASTATRAATTTSVADATMDTSVPAPDQEPITAPSEGEELRKNPVRIKGIARTFENNVSIRIVGTDGREVESTFTTARGEIGSFNPYSLDFWLTRDPGRDFSIQAVEYSAKDGKPRLLDSVAVKNDIEPIDVQLFFPRSDGTDCQRVEPVTRRIPKSVAMARLLIEALMRGPTEDEKTMGVTNPMPRGATLTSVSVDGSTAVADFGSGMSNVGGSCRAQAVRASIETTLRALPTVKRVRILAAGDEATALQP